From Montipora foliosa isolate CH-2021 chromosome 6, ASM3666993v2, whole genome shotgun sequence, a single genomic window includes:
- the LOC138008812 gene encoding uncharacterized protein: MSEKSPSDNCRLCSISFKVKFGNVAGKQSHSSSENLFKPSKRKDCFGVVLGNICRQVGLELIQDSQVFSDRVCNPCGRKIRNLGQLYQFVKAGTSKTASTPSKSSGKRDLDTPEKASPSWRKSKVVRVHSPAAKTPLREVNMSRKSLAFGTENMVSACASAAEDEMLRKLNVDDLPQTGLQVKVVYRNPSGQVIARIPRDEESKALVRNIACEKWREASNVVLKHEEIAAEVKQGISKAVSKEFNEYLKSGSMLELRNPDELAGFSNKLFMEEVRIFCPVWYDCVLGACGLSREDMQEGGRDVNSLALATATIARVRNTKASSIHYRISTILFHSGVKHDDLLRLNRMGICMSPDSIIRLQNKMNEQLEGRVKIWKGVIEENRGALKLAKEVERKQGSETQLDVNEQSLESYDFFSTEGYAALRKLLEEERTKANVAVYNAECVQAVIARLVNTRLPLYK; encoded by the coding sequence ATGTCGGAAAAAAGTCCTAGTGACAACTGCAGGCTTTGCAGCATttcttttaaagttaaattcGGAAATGTCGCTGGCAAACAAAGCCATTCGTCGTCGGAAAATCTTTTCAAGCCTTCAAAACGTAAAGATTGTTTCGGCGTCGTTCTCGGCAATATTTGTAGGCAAGTAGGATTGGAGTTGATACAAGACTCGCAAGTCTTTTCAGATCGAGTGTGCAACCCTTGTGGTCGCAAAATTCGAAATCTGGGCCAGTTGTACCAGTTCGTAAAAGCTGGAACTTCTAAAACGGCAAGCACTCCCAGTAAAAGCAGTGGTAAACGCGATCTCGATACTCCGGAGAAAGCGAGTCCATCGTGGAGGAAATCGAAGGTAGTTCGTGTTCATTCACCAGCAGCCAAGACACCACTGAGAGAAGTAAACATGTCGAGGAAATCTCTCGCGTTTGGAACGGAAAATATGGTTTCTGCGTGTGCATCTGCAGCGGAGGATGAAATGTTAAGAAAACTTAACGTGGACGATTTGCCCCAAACGGGACTTCAGGTGAAAGTAGTTTACCGGAACCCTTCTGGACAGGTAATTGCGAGAATTCCTCGAGACGAAGAATCTAAAGCACTGGTGAGAAATATCGCTTGCGAAAAGTGGCGTGAAGCGTCAAATGTCGTTCTGAAACATGAAGAAATTGCTGCCGAAGTGAAGCAGGGAATCAGCAAAGCTGTATCGAAGGAGTTCAACGAATACCTGAAATCGGGAAGTATGCTCGAACTCAGAAATCCTGACGAATTGGCTGGCTTTTCAAACAAACTGTTTATGGAGGAGGTGAGAATCTTTTGTCCTGTCTGGTATGATTGTGTGCTTGGGGCTTGTGGTCTCTCTCGAGAAGACATGCAGGAAGGCGGTCGAGATGTAAATTCTCTTGCTTTAGCAACAGCAACGATCGCTCGTGTGAGAAACACGAAAGCTTCATCAATCCATTACAGAATTTCTACGATACTGTTTCACAGTGGCGTGAAACATGACGATCTGCTTCGTCTGAATCGCATGGGGATTTGTATGTCTCCTGACTCTATTATTCGCCTTCAGAATAAAATGAATGAGCAGTTGGAAGGTAGAGTTAAAATATGGAAAGGCGTTATTGAAGAGAATCGCGGTGCTCTCAAGCTGGCCAAAGAAGTGGAACGGAAACAGGGCTCTGAAACGCAACTTGATGTGAACGAGCAAAGTCTCGAATCGTATGATTTCTTCTCGACTGAGGGTTATGCCGCCTTGAGAAAGCTGTTGGAGGAAGAAAGGACGAAAGCGAATGTGGCCGTATACAACGCGGAGTGTGTGCAAGCAGTTATTGCAAGACTAGTGAATACCAGACTACCCTTGTACAAGTAA